The Theileria parva strain Muguga chromosome 1, complete sequence, whole genome shotgun sequence DNA window AAATACAGGTATGAAAATATATAGATAGTTCcgttatttataaaatgataattttctTTTAGGCACCTCGGTACAGGATGTTATTCTTGGTAGTAACGCACTTTTGGAGTCCTTCGGAAATGCGAAGactattaataataacaacAGTAGCAGATTTGGAAAGTTCctaaagttaaatttgcTACCCACAGGAGGAATAGTAGGGGGAGAGATGAGCAGTTACATGCTTGAGATATCCAGAGTTGAATTCCAGAACGAAAATGAAAGAAACTTTCATTTGTTCTACCAGGTTCTAAAGGGGCTTAAAAAAGAGGAACTAGAAGCATACTCATTTATGGACGTTAAGGATTATAACTATCTGAACCAGAGTAACTGTTATGAAGCACCAGGAATAGATGACGTGTCAGACTTCTATAACGTCCTGATCCAGCTTAAAAAGTTATTCACACCAGACAGACTTAATAACTTTTTCGAGATAATCTCAGGTATTCTACTTTGTGGGAACGTGGATTTCGTTGAAGAGTCCAGAATGGGAGTGGACTCAGCAGCCAAGGTATCAAATGTTTCTCTCTTTAAGAAGTTGACAGAATTGTTGGGCTTGGATTATGATTTAGCCGAGAAGGCGATGATTGAAAAGGTTATCAAGATACAAGATAACATGATAGAGTCGCCAGTAACATCAAAAGTAGCACAAGTTAACGTGAGAGCACTTTCTAAAGATTTATACGGCTTTCTATTCCAGTATATAATACAGTTAATAAATCAGTTCACCTCTGGGAAGTCAGATGATTCAAATACACATGAAAAGGACTCATATGTGGGAATTTTGGATATTTACGGTTTCGAATACTTTAAATATAACACATACGAGCAACTTTTAATTAACTTTGCTAACGAGAAGCTACAAAAGTACTTCATAAACAATGTGTTTACCAGTGAGCTGTCTTTGTATGAGAGAGAAAAAATAGACGTAACGTCAATAGTCTACAGTGATAACTCTGTAGTTCTGGAAATATTCGAGAAAAAAAATTGTGGAATATTCCCTTTTCTATATGAGCAATGTTCAATGGAGTCAGGAACATCAGATGCATTTACAAGGAGCTGTAACACCAGAATAAAAAAcgaaaattttataccCCCTAAGGGAAACGTAAATGAATTCACAATAGTACACACAGCCTGTAAAGTAGTTTATAATACTGATGAGTTCATAACAAAAAATAAGCATTCTTTATCCGAAGTTGTAGTAAGTTTATTGTTAAACAGCACCAACGAATTATTGAGAGATATGGTTATACATTCCATGGCAGTGGAGGCAAGTATGGAATGTAGCCCAACCAATCAAGCTTCAGCCAGAACTAGCAGAACAACTAGATCAAGTACAAAGTTATTTGTTGGAAACAAGTTTCTGAAGAGTATAAATGAACTCATTAAATGCTTGGAAGAAACCAACTCTCACTTTATTAGATGTGTTAAAACCAATCAAGTAAAGCAGCCTGGAGTCTTTGATGTAAAGGGGGTTTATGGACAATTGAATTCTCTTAGTATATTGGAAGCAGTTCAGATAATACATAAAGGCTATGCATACAAGTCATCCTTTGCAAATTTCATTAAGGATAATCAATTTGTATATAACATACTCATAGGTGGAAAATCTGATGGTGATGACTCTACAAGTGAGGATCCAGAAAAGGAGAAGGAAAATGCAGTAAACATGTTAAAATTGCTGGATATACCAGAGGAAGAGTATCAAGTAGGTTTAACCATGATATTCTTGAAGAAAAACGGATGGATACTGCTGGAAAAGTCGCACTTGAAGTTCTCACAACTCCTGGCTCCACTCTCCAAATTGCTTAACGCATACTACCAGTCTTACGTCAACAGGAAATCGTACCTAAAGAAACTGCAAATGTTTAAGAGAGTACAAGCTTTAGCAAGGAAATTCTCTTTAATGAGTGAGAAGTACAAAAAATTGAAAGTAGTGAATCAATTCGTCGGGTTTGTAGTGGTTGCAAACTGGCTTAACTACGAGCAGAAAGTTGTTAATTCAGCCCTGGTTATTCAATCAAGCTATAGAATGCTGGTCCAGAAGAGGAAATACTTGAGGGAAATAGAACAACTCCGTATGCTTCACAAGAAAAGAGTTATAAGGAGAAGATTAGGCAAATTTAAGTCCTATGTGTGGTATTCCGTATTTGGTTTGTATCTACAGAGGGTGTATAGGATAAACCAAGTTAACAAGGCTGCGACAAGAATCCAAGCAACATGGAGGATGCATCGTTGTGTGTCATATTACAACCATCTCCGTTACAATTACTTAAAGGATTACGCAGCAACAGTAGTTCAAAAGAACGTGAGGTGTTTCCTTCAAGTTAAAAACTATGAATTTATGAGAGATGCTATTCCAAGCGTAGTATTGATACAGGTACTTTTATACttaatgttttaataacattaaaaattactaacattgatttaataatttaatatttaaaatttgaaacaTAATTCTTTAGAGCTACTTCAGAGGATGGTTGGTCAGGAAGTTTGTTGACTCCAAGGTTAATGTCCTAAAATCCATCAGAAATAGACTGGCTTTATATTCTAAGCTGTACTTTATCCAGAACACAATAAAGTCAATATTATCAACACAACAGTTCAAGTTGTTGAAGCAAGATTTATCAACTTTGCAGGGGTAATTATATTAGATAGCCGTTTATTTTAGATTCTcacaaaatttataaaatttgtataattgaTACCAATTTTAGGTTCTTTTGGACTCGTTGCTGGTATGTTGAAATGTTGAGAATAATGTGGGCAACGAAAACGATTAAAAGATATTGGAAGAGTTACAAGTTCAGAAAATTGGTTAACAGCCAAAAGGATGAGTTGATGCAAGACATATACAAGAAAGAAGTTCAACAAGTCACGAGAAATGAAATTGTAAACTCATTGTCCCTGTTACAGGTAACTGATAGTCAAatgtatatttatcaattctACATAACTTTGAATTCATAAGTTAAATAACGTTcagaaatataaatatggtTTATTGCCCTTGCATGTTAACGTATCGACAAAACTGGATGAGTTTTACCCAAATGGGTGGAGTAATAGTTTGGGTATGGTGATGAGAGTTAATGAAGATAAGCAAATAACTAACGCCTCAATGGGCATGTTTCACACAGTTCTAGTTTTAAACGGAACATATGTTTACACATATGGACTAAACGACTATAATCAACTTGGGTATACAAACAGAAATGAATTAACAGGAAATGTTACATTCAGAGATGTAAGTGTTGATAAGAGTATCAGACTAGAACCCATGGTGATGATTAAGGAGGGTTTGAAGGTAAAGGATGTAGCATGTGGATTTGAACACACAGTGATGTTGTTAAATGACGGTAGCGTGTATTCCTGGGGTTTAAATCGCAATGGACAGTGTGCACAGATTCAAACATACGAGGTTATAACAACGCCTACACTAGTAGCATTTCCGAATGATTGTAAGCTCTAATTctagtaaatatttagaaaattattgtatatctgattgtttatttacaaaattttaggCCCAGTTAGGCTTGTAAGCTCTGGAAACTATCATGTGTGCTGCTTAAACCATGACGATGAGTTGTTCGTCTGGGGAAAGGCGTTCCACCTGGGACTCAACTGTTCAGACCTATTCAGGCCAATGAAGTTGgaaactaaattaaatttgaaatcaGTATATGC harbors:
- a CDS encoding Myosin head (motor domain) family protein, whose translation is MAMRPSSPIGATRLVNKQKGEHFRKQESKVQNLDYLSGNTVWVKVDTDELFVECTVKSVEGEQLKVNCKGEEILVKITDCLNSLPDFESLQVNDLSKIPHANSAVVLKILRERFDKDVIYTYAGKLLVALNPFKKIPNLYENNVIELYKKADTTLGFPTDLDPHTYAVGQCAINGLFNDNKNQSCIVSGESGAGKTETAKQLMNFFAYSKTNLNTGTSVQDVILGSNALLESFGNAKTINNNNSSRFGKFLKLNLLPTGGIVGGEMSSYMLEISRVEFQNENERNFHLFYQVLKGLKKEELEAYSFMDVKDYNYLNQSNCYEAPGIDDVSDFYNVLIQLKKLFTPDRLNNFFEIISGILLCGNVDFVEESRMGVDSAAKVSNVSLFKKLTELLGLDYDLAEKAMIEKVIKIQDNMIESPVTSKVAQVNVRALSKDLYGFLFQYIIQLINQFTSGKSDDSNTHEKDSYVGILDIYGFEYFKYNTYEQLLINFANEKLQKYFINNVFTSELSLYEREKIDVTSIVYSDNSVVLEIFEKKNCGIFPFLYEQCSMESGTSDAFTRSCNTRIKNENFIPPKGNVNEFTIVHTACKVVYNTDEFITKNKHSLSEVVVSLLLNSTNELLRDMVIHSMAVEASMECSPTNQASARTSRTTRSSTKLFVGNKFLKSINELIKCLEETNSHFIRCVKTNQVKQPGVFDVKGVYGQLNSLSILEAVQIIHKGYAYKSSFANFIKDNQFVYNILIGGKSDGDDSTSEDPEKEKENAVNMLKLLDIPEEEYQVGLTMIFLKKNGWILLEKSHLKFSQLLAPLSKLLNAYYQSYVNRKSYLKKLQMFKRVQALARKFSLMSEKYKKLKVVNQFVGFVVVANWLNYEQKVVNSALVIQSSYRMLVQKRKYLREIEQLRMLHKKRVIRRRLGKFKSYVWYSVFGLYLQRVYRINQVNKAATRIQATWRMHRCVSYYNHLRYNYLKDYAATVVQKNVRCFLQVKNYEFMRDAIPSVVLIQSYFRGWLVRKFVDSKVNVLKSIRNRLALYSKLYFIQNTIKSILSTQQFKLLKQDLSTLQGFFWTRCWYVEMLRIMWATKTIKRYWKSYKFRKLVNSQKDELMQDIYKKEVQQVTRNEIVNSLSLLQKYKYGLLPLHVNVSTKLDEFYPNGWSNSLGMVMRVNEDKQITNASMGMFHTVLVLNGTYVYTYGLNDYNQLGYTNRNELTGNVTFRDVSVDKSIRLEPMVMIKEGLKVKDVACGFEHTVMLLNDGSVYSWGLNRNGQCAQIQTYEVITTPTLVAFPNDCPVRLVSSGNYHVCCLNHDDELFVWGKAFHLGLNCSDLFRPMKLETKLNLKSVYAGKQVSYLLDQESNLYSFGTTYNGQLGYSSNSSDKSFELNRRNNELGNLAYCGETSGSTIFRFVLNQVVDVSVGNNFTAAVDVYGNLWQWGTFLVVNSGTETFEQKTEYKPFLVKVDKKILKSPLAKVSVGWWEVNLLTESLSLYGYNYLRLEKKPGVENSPKLKATVEENFTVYSPILFSYPGLAGMVPKDVKTLASPTITVTMVRTD